One stretch of Filifactor alocis ATCC 35896 DNA includes these proteins:
- a CDS encoding YifB family Mg chelatase-like AAA ATPase, translating into MFFKSLSSGIEGIEGYIVNVEADVSKGIPNFTMVGLPDTAVKESKERIHSAILNSGLKFPNKKIVINLSPSSVKKEGSHYDLPIALSILSSEYRFLEERFANTMFFGELSLDGTLQKVNGTIPFIIAARECPSVNSVIFPKENSMEAQVVKDIKLLTASSLNEIVSYLMGVDELEEVSPISFNPSFQNEYDFSDVKGNLIAKRSAEISAAGYHNMLFIGPPGSGKSMIAKRLPSIMNPLNEEEYIQVSKIYSSTGKFNKNLLNRVRPFRSPHHTATMKSIIGGGQNSTPGEVVLAHKGILFIDELLEFEKKTLEALRQPIEDKYVNISRIKNSYQYPCDFILVAATNPCPCGNYLNPFKECVCTEYQIRNYLGRASAPLLDRFDLFTEMTPIEFDELHTTIASESSEEIYKRVYSAIEIQKERFKKEDFCYNALIPAKYISKYCHLGKTESDFIRTAFEKFSFSLRSYHKVLRVARTIADLDQEDSISIVHLSEAVSFRKALLKYWG; encoded by the coding sequence ATGTTTTTCAAAAGTTTGAGTTCCGGAATAGAAGGAATTGAGGGTTATATTGTAAATGTAGAAGCAGATGTATCAAAAGGAATTCCCAACTTTACCATGGTCGGCCTGCCCGATACTGCAGTAAAAGAGTCGAAAGAACGCATCCATTCTGCTATTCTTAACAGCGGATTAAAATTTCCGAACAAAAAAATCGTTATCAATCTATCTCCTTCCAGTGTAAAAAAAGAAGGTTCTCACTATGATTTGCCAATCGCACTCAGTATCTTAAGCAGTGAATACCGTTTTTTGGAAGAACGGTTTGCAAACACCATGTTCTTTGGAGAACTTTCGTTAGACGGTACATTGCAAAAAGTAAACGGAACCATTCCTTTTATTATTGCAGCAAGAGAATGTCCTTCTGTAAATTCTGTGATTTTTCCAAAAGAAAACAGTATGGAAGCTCAAGTTGTAAAGGATATCAAGTTGCTGACAGCATCTTCGTTAAATGAAATCGTATCCTATCTGATGGGAGTGGATGAATTGGAAGAAGTATCTCCTATTTCATTTAATCCATCTTTTCAAAATGAGTATGATTTTTCAGATGTAAAAGGAAATTTAATTGCAAAGAGAAGTGCAGAAATTTCAGCTGCAGGATATCACAACATGTTGTTCATCGGTCCTCCGGGTTCAGGAAAATCTATGATTGCAAAAAGGCTCCCTTCAATTATGAATCCTCTTAATGAAGAAGAATACATACAGGTAAGCAAAATATACAGCAGTACAGGAAAATTTAACAAAAATTTACTGAATCGTGTAAGACCGTTTCGCTCTCCTCATCACACCGCTACTATGAAATCTATCATCGGCGGAGGACAAAATTCGACTCCCGGAGAAGTTGTATTAGCTCATAAGGGGATTCTGTTTATTGACGAGTTGCTGGAATTTGAGAAAAAAACCTTAGAAGCTCTTAGACAACCTATTGAGGATAAATATGTCAACATCAGTCGCATTAAAAACAGCTATCAATATCCTTGTGATTTTATACTGGTGGCAGCAACCAATCCTTGTCCGTGTGGAAATTATCTCAATCCTTTCAAAGAATGTGTTTGCACAGAATATCAAATCAGAAATTATTTAGGTAGAGCCTCTGCACCTTTGTTAGATCGCTTTGATTTGTTTACAGAAATGACTCCTATTGAGTTTGATGAACTTCATACAACTATTGCATCTGAATCCAGTGAAGAAATTTATAAAAGGGTATATTCTGCAATTGAAATTCAAAAAGAACGATTTAAAAAAGAAGATTTTTGTTACAATGCTCTCATTCCTGCAAAATATATTTCTAAATATTGTCATCTTGGAAAAACAGAGTCTGATTTCATTCGAACCGCTTTCGAAAAATTTTCTTTTTCTTTGCGAAGTTATCACAAAGTCCTTCGTGTTGCAAGAACAATAGCTGATTTGGATCAGGAAGATTCTATTTCTATTGTTCACTTATCAGAAGCAGTATCATTTCGAAAAGCTCTGTTAAAATATTGGGGGTAA
- the dprA gene encoding DNA-processing protein DprA → MFNIFLIFSIATISAEQFQYILNEVGSIDDIQLLTQASIRELKSVSQKKKSDIESAFEKYEDFVKELQVQEIEYITIAMQNYPTALKELYDFPYILYFKGNLSLLQQFSIGIIGSRKPDAYGVFCADFFGKILAENGIITVSGMAHGIDGISQKSTVNYGGKTIAVLGSSLNEKSIYPKTNLSLYHRILNNGGLILSEYHHRESTLPYKFVARNRIISAICSGLIVVEANFKSGTMTTVEFALELGKTIFSVPGNINSSNSNGTNQLIKNGAKIVTCFEDILEEFPNITPLCSALSKSSNLSEAEQNILSLLEKKSPIYIDEIAYTLQLQIKEVSSILSILEIKGFVLEMGNNLYSLTSI, encoded by the coding sequence ATGTTCAATATATTTTTAATTTTCAGCATTGCGACCATCTCAGCAGAACAATTCCAATATATTTTGAATGAAGTCGGAAGTATTGATGATATACAGTTATTGACTCAGGCATCTATTCGTGAGCTAAAAAGTGTTTCTCAAAAAAAGAAATCTGATATTGAATCTGCTTTTGAAAAATATGAAGATTTTGTCAAAGAACTGCAAGTACAAGAAATTGAATATATCACTATCGCTATGCAAAATTATCCCACAGCATTAAAAGAACTGTATGATTTTCCGTATATCTTGTATTTCAAAGGTAATTTATCTCTACTACAACAATTTTCAATTGGCATTATCGGTAGCAGAAAACCGGATGCTTACGGTGTTTTCTGTGCAGACTTCTTTGGCAAAATATTGGCAGAAAACGGAATCATAACAGTCAGCGGAATGGCACATGGAATTGACGGAATATCCCAAAAATCAACTGTGAACTACGGCGGAAAAACAATTGCCGTACTGGGTTCATCTCTTAACGAAAAATCCATTTATCCAAAAACAAACTTATCTCTGTACCACAGAATACTTAATAACGGAGGGTTGATTTTATCTGAATATCATCACCGTGAATCTACCCTACCTTACAAATTCGTTGCAAGAAATCGCATTATTTCTGCAATTTGCTCAGGACTTATTGTGGTGGAAGCAAACTTTAAAAGCGGAACGATGACAACGGTTGAATTTGCACTGGAACTTGGAAAAACTATATTTTCTGTTCCCGGAAACATCAATTCCTCCAATAGCAACGGTACAAATCAATTGATAAAAAACGGAGCGAAAATAGTAACTTGCTTTGAAGATATTCTGGAAGAATTTCCGAATATTACTCCACTATGCTCCGCTCTGTCTAAATCATCTAACTTGTCCGAAGCGGAACAGAACATCTTATCTTTATTAGAAAAGAAGTCTCCCATTTATATAGATGAAATCGCATACACTCTTCAACTTCAGATAAAAGAAGTTTCCTCTATTCTTTCCATTTTAGAAATAAAAGGTTTTGTTCTTGAAATGGGAAATAATTTATACAGTTTAACTTCAATCTGA
- the nifS gene encoding cysteine desulfurase NifS, with amino-acid sequence MDRKYVYMDNSATTAVKQEVLDQMMPIFTEIYGNPSSIHQVGQIAKVYVDKARMQVASLLNASLDEIYFTAGGSESDNWALKGVAEKYRKKGNHIITTKIEHHAILHTCEYLEKQGYEVTYLDVDEYGVVDLEQLKKSITDQTILISVMFANNEIGTIQPIEEIGKIAKERKILFHTDAVQAIGNVDIDVHKLNIDMLSMSGHKIHAPKGIGVLYIRKGLILPNLIHGGAQERKRRAGTENVPGIVGLGKACEIAKQHMENHIAHCTKLRDRLIEKVTQKIPYTLVTGSLEHRLPGLASFCFKYIEGEALLLSLDMKGIAGSSGSACTSGSLDPSHVLMALGLKHEIAHGSLRLSLSDFNTEEEVDYVVEELAVIVQRLRNMSPLYDEVLKGENE; translated from the coding sequence ATGGATAGAAAGTATGTGTATATGGATAACTCAGCTACAACAGCTGTAAAACAAGAGGTATTAGATCAAATGATGCCTATTTTCACAGAAATCTACGGTAATCCGTCCAGCATTCATCAAGTAGGACAAATTGCCAAGGTCTATGTGGATAAAGCAAGAATGCAGGTAGCAAGCCTATTGAATGCTTCTTTGGACGAAATTTATTTTACAGCCGGAGGGAGTGAATCTGATAACTGGGCACTGAAAGGTGTTGCTGAGAAGTACAGAAAAAAAGGAAATCATATTATTACAACTAAGATAGAACACCATGCGATTTTACACACTTGTGAATATCTTGAAAAACAAGGATATGAAGTAACTTATTTAGATGTAGATGAATATGGAGTGGTAGATTTAGAACAATTAAAAAAATCTATTACCGATCAAACAATTTTGATTTCTGTTATGTTTGCAAACAATGAAATTGGAACGATACAACCAATTGAAGAAATCGGAAAAATTGCAAAAGAACGTAAGATTTTGTTTCATACAGATGCAGTACAAGCGATTGGGAATGTGGATATTGATGTTCATAAGTTGAATATTGATATGCTATCTATGTCAGGACATAAGATTCATGCACCAAAGGGAATAGGTGTGCTATATATCAGAAAGGGACTAATACTTCCTAACCTTATTCATGGTGGAGCACAGGAGAGAAAGAGAAGAGCAGGGACAGAGAATGTTCCGGGCATTGTCGGATTAGGGAAAGCTTGTGAAATTGCAAAACAACATATGGAAAACCATATCGCTCATTGCACCAAGTTGAGAGACAGATTGATAGAAAAGGTTACACAAAAAATACCATATACACTTGTTACAGGAAGTTTGGAACATAGACTTCCGGGACTTGCAAGTTTCTGTTTCAAATATATTGAAGGTGAGGCTCTGCTTTTGAGTCTGGATATGAAAGGAATTGCAGGTTCCAGCGGTTCTGCTTGTACTTCCGGTTCTTTAGATCCTTCTCATGTGTTGATGGCATTGGGGTTAAAACATGAGATTGCACACGGTTCGCTAAGATTGAGCTTATCCGATTTTAACACAGAAGAAGAAGTAGATTATGTAGTAGAGGAATTGGCAGTTATTGTACAGCGGCTTCGCAATATGTCACCATTATATGATGAGGTTTTGAAGGGGGAAAACGAATAA
- a CDS encoding RrF2 family transcriptional regulator, whose amino-acid sequence MKLSTKGRYGLKAMYDLAVYEDLHEPISLKAIASNNNLSEQYLEQIFSKLKKSGLVNSVRGAQGGYVLSRSSKEITVGDIIRVLDGPIAPSMCLLEEVGPCISGKDCPTRAVWKKIKDSVDDVIDNITLYDMVIEHKLIKSDSILNG is encoded by the coding sequence ATGAAACTATCGACAAAGGGACGGTATGGATTAAAAGCCATGTACGATCTGGCTGTTTATGAAGATTTGCATGAACCCATTTCATTAAAGGCGATAGCATCTAACAATAATCTTTCAGAACAATATTTAGAGCAAATATTTTCCAAATTGAAAAAGTCAGGTTTGGTCAATAGTGTGCGAGGGGCGCAAGGTGGTTATGTACTGAGTCGTTCTTCTAAAGAAATCACAGTAGGTGATATTATTAGAGTTTTAGACGGTCCGATTGCACCTTCTATGTGTCTGTTGGAAGAGGTGGGGCCTTGTATCTCCGGAAAAGATTGTCCTACCAGAGCTGTCTGGAAAAAAATTAAAGACAGTGTAGATGATGTCATTGATAATATTACATTGTATGACATGGTGATAGAGCATAAGCTAATCAAGTCAGACAGTATTTTAAATGGTTGA
- a CDS encoding YraN family protein has protein sequence MKNTKQLGNFGETEASNYLKSKRYVILDRNFRIRQGEIDIIALQQNILCFIEVKTRKNSDFGLACEAVNYKKQQKIRFVASVYLSTHKIKYKEIRFDVIEIYTDTQEIIHLENTF, from the coding sequence ATGAAAAATACAAAACAATTAGGAAACTTTGGAGAAACAGAAGCATCAAACTATCTGAAAAGCAAGAGATATGTTATTCTTGACAGAAATTTTAGAATCCGGCAGGGAGAAATTGACATCATCGCATTACAACAAAACATTCTGTGTTTCATTGAAGTAAAAACCAGAAAAAATTCAGATTTCGGTCTTGCTTGTGAAGCGGTAAATTATAAAAAACAACAAAAGATTCGATTTGTTGCCTCAGTATATCTCAGCACACATAAAATAAAGTACAAAGAAATTCGTTTTGATGTAATAGAAATATACACCGATACACAAGAAATTATTCATTTAGAAAACACTTTTTAA